The Carassius auratus strain Wakin chromosome 19, ASM336829v1, whole genome shotgun sequence genomic sequence CTTATACTCAAAGACTTTTCTCAATGACTTTTGCAGTGCATGGTGGTTATTTGTCATTGATTGTCACTAGTGTTAAATTAACTTTAAGAAAGTTCAATCGAAAGTTAACGTTTAATCCGTTGATGATGATTTatgatttgtttgtttcagtGGCTATGAAGCTTCGATTTTTAAACAtcggggaaaaaaaaatctaaaaatagagATGCTCATTGGAAGTGATATTTTCATCaagatgtgtcttttttttttcttaagtcaAAAGTTTAATGAGTTGTGTTCTTTAagactgaaatgaatgaaaaatttaaaGTAGCAGCACATATTGGCCTTGACCATGTGAGTCTCTGTTtagcttaaagctgcagtagggaacttttgacgctctagcggttaataaacagaactgcttgcgtcttgcggaagaacatcgtagccggagctacttctctctgtttatgtctatgaagaatcacaaaggtactgggttactccgccgcggtgcccctgaagcaatctaaaatagtccgaatataaacacttattataggtgcatcctactgattcaggacaagccaaaaacacggtttggaaaatggattcatggtgtactcgcttattatctacatttttctacattttgaacacaaacaaagttacggaccgcagctttGATTGGTTGATTCTTACAGGGagcggtcagtaactgcaaatggcaataggaccactgggaggagccagaggagcttgatttttttttttttttttttcacagattatctgtatcatattctactgtcaggacataatgacaggtttaataaatatgtaaaaaaatatatatttacaaaagttacctactgcagctttaattgcaCTTTATTGttgatctttatttttctttactgcTGAAAGACAGCAGTTATTCAGTGCAGACATCCATCACATTTTTGTTTGGCTGCACTTGCTTAAGTTTCCGATGGCCTAGAGGTGGCTACTCAAAGCATCTGACACAGACTGATCCAATTTACAGATGTCGTTAACTAGAATGAACTGGTTTTGATTTCGTGCAAAGCAAGCTGGGAGCATGGGGCTTATGTCGAGTGACGGCAACTGGGGTATAAAACCCTGTGCACAGATGAATATTAGCTGAGTGCACAAACAGGAGCTTACTTTCAATCGGATCTAACCTACTCGTTCTCATCACTACTACTGATTACCATCAGCAGCCATGGTTCTGGAGGACTCTGATATGGAATTAGTTTTCGAGATAGAAGTCGCTGTGAGTAGAAATATTCATGCTGCTTTTGGTTTATTCTTTTTGAGCTTTTTATTggctgtttttaatcattttagtggTGAGTAAAGAGTAAAGTTCAAGACACACATTcaagtcaaatttatttgtattgtgcttttaaaaaatgcacaatgttttaaatgttgacgtttataatatcttaatttcTTTGTGCCTTCCAGGCGGATTTAGGAGATTAGAGCTTGGTTATATAGATTAGAGCTTGATAATATTGTTTACATGTAATAGAAGTCTTTTATTTTGTTCCATTTATCTTTTTCATCTCATACAGCACATGTTTATAAAATGGATTTAACATTGTCTGTGTCAGTCTTAATTAGGATTTGATGTTTTGTTAAATTGATGGATGCAGTTGAACATTATGAAATCAGGCAGACCATTTTCATAGACCGCAATTTTACTGAttacggataaaaaaaaaaaaaaaaaaaagtgcattgaaTGTTGAAATGTTTGCAGTTTGTCTGTTCATTTGCAGAACATTTCTAAATTGTGCCTGTccttaaatgttacatttaaactaCATTGTGAGCTATGATATATGCGCTGTTATAATACATTGTACTGCAGATGAGATTAATGCTGCTTATGATAGTTCAGCAGATGCTGATAAGCGTTTTCTTACCATGTTGCATGTAGGAACATGATGTGGAGACTCCGTATGGCAGAGTCCACTGTACCATGAAAGGGGTTCCTAAGGGTGACCGGCCCGTCATCCTCACCTACCATGATATTGGCCTGAACCGTAAGATTATATCAGTTTAAAATCCCCCATAAATCTCTTCATGTTGAGAGATCCTTCTAAAGGAGATAGGCtttaatgcataaattatgcTTCTCAAATAGataaaagctgctttgacacCTTGTTCAGCCATGAGGATATGCAAGAGATCATGCAGCACTTTGCTGTGTGTCATGTAGATGCACCAGGGCAGCAAGAGGGAGCAAACACCTTCTCCACTGGGTGAGTTCTATCATGTGCAGACATATAAgtggaagtcttttttttttcttcttttttttttttttttttgtaaatcaatgcagaagaataataatttactttttatagatATGAATACCCTTCCATGGACCAACTCTCTGAGACCCTTCCGTCAATCCTTAAACATTTTGGGTGAGTTGATttcttaataatttaaattttagatAGATTTCAGATTATTTTCTGTCTTAAACTGTCCTAATCCCCACAGTTTGAAGAGTGTGATTGGCATGGCTGTTGGAGCGGGTGCTTATATCCTTGCTAAGTTTGCAGTGAGTTTGACTtcctttttgattattattaagtGATTTAAAGTTTTAATCAAACCAGGATAAAGAGCTAAAGGTGTTTCTTTTCCTGTGGATTTTGGTATTTATTTCATTAGTTTAGCTGCTGAGGAATGTCCAgtgtggaaaaataaaaaatctgcttGATTTGCGggttgtttattttaatgaactgGGGTTTTATATGTggtttgtttccttttttatagTTGGATTACCCTACTATGGTGGAAGGCCTTGTGCTAATAAACATCAACCCATGCGCTGAAGGCTGGATGGACTGGGCAGCACACAAAGTGAGTGCTAACCACTTTGTGATTTGTAATTCATATAAAATTCAAAAGTTATATAGAGTTTCACGATTTTTCTTGAATTGCAGATTTCTGGTTGGACTCACGCCATGCCTGAAATGATAATCTCTCACCTGTTTGGAAAGGTTAGTAAATTTTTGACCCCATCTGGATAATTTTTGACTTAATGAATCTATATTAGCATCagtgttgttataattatttcttatttctccAGGAGGAAATCCAGCAGAACCATGACCTCATTGGCAGATACCGTCACCACATTGTGAATGACATGAACCAGTACAATCTGCAACTCTTTGTCAAGTCCTACAACAGGTAATCACAACACGGCTACTAAAACAACCTGCTAAAAAAACGTTTATTTAGCATTGACAATGTTTAATCAGTGTTTTCCTCCACTTCACAGCCGAAGAGACCTGGAAATCGAGAGGCCTGTACCTGGTGGTCACGTCAATGTCAGAACTCTAAAGTAAGTAGAAAATCTTTAGAAAAACTCTAGACAGTTCAGGATCAATTTTCTGTAGTAACGACTTTGATCTGTTTTCAGGTGTCCTGCACTCCTGGTAGTTGGAGACAGTTCCCCAGCAGTGGATGTAGTGGTAGGTTTCTATCTTCACTCATTATCATTATTCTGCACATAGGTTGCTTCGCCCTTTATATCCACTGCATGTGTATCTGGTTGTTTAACATGTCTGTTTTCTGGACAGGTTGAGTGCAACACAAAGCTGGACCCGACCAAAACCACACTGCTTAAGGTGAGTGGACTCCAGTGAAGCTGGCATGTATTTATAGCCCACATGGAAAAGTCAGGCACTGATAAGATTCCGATAGCTCAGCATTATCTAGTGACTTATTTACCCAGGTAGTGCAGAAGCGGTGCACACTGGCCAGCTCAAGGGCTGAGTCCTACCTCGGCTGACCTAATTTTCCACAGCCCGCCCTCAGGTGGACTAAGAATTAGGTTTATGGCATCTAAAATGGCCTATTTATCACTGATAAGTGCTGAGACTAGTGGAGTTAATGAAGCACTAGGTGTTTTAGACACCTGTGTGAATGGCCGAAACAGAAATGAGAAACAAGCAGTGACGCATTAgagtttttcatgcattttaaataacgTTTTATGTCCCTTCTCTTTCGTCAGATGGCTGACTGTGGAGGCTTGCCCCAGGTCGACCAGGTGTGTATTCATAACGTGTATGGCCATTTA encodes the following:
- the LOC113119425 gene encoding protein NDRG1-like isoform X2; its protein translation is MVLEDSDMELVFEIEVAEHDVETPYGRVHCTMKGVPKGDRPVILTYHDIGLNHKSCFDTLFSHEDMQEIMQHFAVCHVDAPGQQEGANTFSTGYEYPSMDQLSETLPSILKHFGLKSVIGMAVGAGAYILAKFALDYPTMVEGLVLININPCAEGWMDWAAHKISGWTHAMPEMIISHLFGKEEIQQNHDLIGRYRHHIVNDMNQYNLQLFVKSYNSRRDLEIERPVPGGHVNVRTLKCPALLVVGDSSPAVDVVVECNTKLDPTKTTLLKMADCGGLPQVDQPGKLTEAFKYFIQGMGYMPSASMTRLVRSRTASGSSVTSFEGNRSRSHTNEGRARAHTSDNQRRRSHTDNMDSSVDQAPKSTEVSC
- the LOC113119425 gene encoding protein NDRG1-like isoform X1, which codes for MDDIQLVESKPLIPDRDLQGLREAVQRLEIKEHDVETPYGRVHCTMKGVPKGDRPVILTYHDIGLNHKSCFDTLFSHEDMQEIMQHFAVCHVDAPGQQEGANTFSTGYEYPSMDQLSETLPSILKHFGLKSVIGMAVGAGAYILAKFALDYPTMVEGLVLININPCAEGWMDWAAHKISGWTHAMPEMIISHLFGKEEIQQNHDLIGRYRHHIVNDMNQYNLQLFVKSYNSRRDLEIERPVPGGHVNVRTLKCPALLVVGDSSPAVDVVVECNTKLDPTKTTLLKMADCGGLPQVDQPGKLTEAFKYFIQGMGYMPSASMTRLVRSRTASGSSVTSFEGNRSRSHTNEGRARAHTSDNQRRRSHTDNMDSSVDQAPKSTEVSC